The stretch of DNA CACTTGGTCCCACCACGCAAAAGACGTGTGTGGAGGCTTCCCTTCTGCCGAGGCTGGTAGTCAAgctcagagacagacagagatggggggggggggccactgAGGGCCCAGGCGGGGCTCCAGCACCACGTGGCCGGCCCTGGGGCGTGCTCCCCGCTCCCAGTCCCCGCGGAGGGCCTGCAGGGCCCTGCCCGGCGCCTCCTCCCCTCTGGGACACGCATGCGGTCACAGGTGCCCGAGCCGTGTGCTCTTGCCCACAGCTCTTCCCGAGTGAGTGAGGTGGCCCTTCAGGAAACACGCTCAGACTCCAAGACGCGGCCGCCGGGCCACGCAGGAGGGGAAGCCCGTCTTTGAAGTCAGGAAGCAACAAAGGACACACGGCCACGGCCTCCTCCGGCAGAcagggaagcaggaaggaggaaaggggaacaccctccctccccgcccgcccgccgggccTCCGCGTCTGTGAGACCTCGCCGGCGCTCCGCACCTCCGGGTGAACCTCTCCTCCGGGTGAGCCCGGGGAGCTTACAGGAAAATCCGGAAAACCCCTTGTCTTgccgccctgccccccgcccagaGCTGGAGACCGGCGGAGACTCGTTCAGAACCAGGCTCTATCTCTGGGGGGACCAGCATCAGAGCTGCCCCAAACCCTCTGCCCACCCGCCCCCGCCGACCTGCAGAGGCAGGGGACAGTGGCCATCTGTGATGTGACAATGAGGGGCTCTGGGTGCTTGCTAGGAGGGGAACCATTCCCGACTTTCCACCATCGAGGGGCCGTCGTGTCCCTTAGCAGACAAGCGTGTTCCTCTGTGGCCGAGGCTTTGGGCAGCCCCCCCCAGCGCCCCCTCGTCACGCTCCAGGGAGATGAGAACTACCCACATCCCAGCTGCGAAGTCTCCGAGTGGTCCCTGCACGGACCCCGGGTGGCAGGTGTGGTTGCACACTGGCTGTGGCAATGACATTTCTGTCACCAGAGGGAGTGAGGCTGCAGAAAGCACATCACCTGCAGCTCTGGCCTACCTGAGCCCGGCAGCTAAAGGCTGCCAGAcctcagaggtcagaggtcacaaGGAGGCAGACAGGGGCTGGACTTTGGAGCAGACTGGCCAGGTCTGCAAGCCTGCAGAGGTTCTCTCTCGTGGCCACTGTCACTGCTACAGCCGCCAGAGAGGCCCCAGACTTCCTCCCCGGGCGTCCCCTGCCCAGCCGACACCAGGACACACGCCAGATGAGTGCTCCTGTGCCACCGCTCCCCGAGCCAGGCTCCGCAGACCAGTGTGTGGGGCACGCAGAAGTCAGACAGAGTAACCACTCAATTAACCGCCTGCTAttgtctccctccctgctggaAGGGCAAATTCTCCCAGCCACACGGCCCGCCCTCCGCCCCACGACGGGAGCCAGTAGTCTCTGCTTGCAGAACTGGTCCCAATCCCCTCACACTGCGTTCGGCGATGCCCTTTCTCAGGTGCCCAAGCTGGTGCTTGCACACCACCCCTGACGGGCAGCTCCCCACCTCCACAGGCAACACGGTTGGCCGGGTCTACATTTGTCTGTAGGTGCTGCCATCTGAACCCCTGGAACTCAGCCTGTGCCCTTGGGGTGCACACAGCGCTCACGTCCTGGGGCTGACAGCGCCACCCCCTACACCCTGGCAGCAGCTCCCGGGCCCTGAGGCCTCCCTTCTCCTGGCTCAGCATTCCGGTTCTTTCTGCTCATGTGACAAGGCTCCTGGCGCCCGGAATGAGGTGCAAGGGCACCTTCCTcccagggccccggccccggACCCCCGCGGCTCGGCCCCCTGGCAGACCTCAGCTGCCTGGCCCTGCCGGAGCGCCCtcgccctgccctccctccaaaCAAGGGCTCGTTGGGCCCTGACACACAGTGGGCACAAGAGTCCCAGGCCCACCCTGGCAGGCAGGTCTGCAGGGGTCCGGGTGGCAGTGGAGGTCGCTGAACCTGCCCCTTGAGGCCCAGCTCTCGCACCCGAGTATCATCATCTATCTTCCGgacacagatgaggaagctgaggattGGAAGTTCCGGGAGCTGCCATGCTCACGCAGCAGGGGGCAAGGCCAGAACTCCCCCAGGCCTCTCCGACCCTGAGCCGGAGCCAGAGCCTGACCAGCGGGCGGCACTGCCCCTCAGCACCCCCGGCACCGAGGGCTGCGGCCGAGAGGGGGGGATCCGTGTGTCGGGAGACGGCTACACTTCAAGGCTTGCACACACCTCGCTCCACTGTGTCTCCCCTCACCCCCGAGGCCACCTAGCAGCtgcccactttgcagatgagagaGCGGAGGCCCACGGAGGTGCCAGAACTGGCCTCAGGTCCCGGCTTCCGATGTTCTGTGCTCACTGACAACAAGCATGTCACGGAAAGTCCCCGGGGAAACACAGAGGGTTTCCTTGCCAATCGTGCTGCTCCAGAGCCAGCAGTAAACCATGACTGTGTCCTGCAGGCTcagaggccaggccccaggggacGGGCCTGGTGGGGCCCCCGGCCGAGGGCAGCCACCCTGGAGGAGTCCGGCGAGGGAACGAGAGCCCCTGCGAGCGCCCTGGAGCATGCGCCGCGGAGCATGTGCCATGGAGCATGCGTCACACCTGCCTTCTCCGTCTCACCTGTGCAGGCTCAAGGGCAGAGACCGGGATAAGGCTCAGAGTCCCACTGCTGCAGAAGGGGTGCCACACCTCTGCCCCACGTGTCCCACCCCTGGGACTCCCTCCCCACCGGCTCTGTGTCTACCTacaggccctgggccctgccaaGGACCAAGCTCCGGGGAGGCCTTCCGTCGCAGGCAGGCCTCCCGTGGGGGGCTGGACCGTGCCAGCCCAGAGGGCAGCAGCCGCCAGGCAGGTGGCTAACTCCGACACAGGAGACCCAAGAGCCATCCCAGACCCCACCAGCAGCAGACCAGCGGGACCCAGGTCAAGGCACGGCACCCTACCCCCCAAGCCTCCGCCTGCCCATCTATGGCATGGGGCCATATGGGCGCTCTGAACAGAACGGAACAGAGCGGGGCCCGGGAAGCTCTCCGTGGTGAGCTGTGACATGTCGGCCACACACTGCCCTCCCCCCGGGGCTACCTGCCCGTGAGTCCTCTGGTGCAAGGCCAGCACCCCAACACTGTGGACGGATGGATGCTCGGGACCAGgttggagagggagggaaaaggctTCTCTAACCCACCCATTGTCTGCACTGACCTTTGCTCCCGGGCCACACTGGCTTCAGGAAATGCCTCTGTGTTCCCCGGTCCTGCCCAGGAGGCCCTGAGCTGGGTGGCCCGCCGCGAAAACCCATTCAGGGCCAGCACGATCCGTCTTCTTGAAGGCTCCAACCACCCCCGCTCCACCCTCCCTTTAAACCAACAAAAAGCACAAGCCAGAGAACAAACCCATCGTATTATGAGCAGCTCAAATTTTTAAtccaaacttttaaaagtaaacaggGCCGTACAAAGGCTTGCCGGAGGTCCTGGGGTCCCCAGGTTAGCTAAAGGGGAGTGTCCCcagtggtgggggaagggcacagggcTGACTCGCACGGGGACaagctgggggatgggggtggggcggttCGGGTAGGTGGGGCACGGAGGATGGGGGAAGGGCAAGCAGGGACTGCTGGAAATGCTTTTGTCTGAAAGCTGCATCCATTCAAGGGGGCAAACCTGGCTTTCTGGTGTTTGGGGTTCACCTGCCTCAGCTGCCCCATGGGGTCACGGGGAAGAGCGCTGCAGCCCAGATTTTAATTGGCCCTCGGCCGAAACCGAGCGGGGGGAGGGCTATTTGCACTGGCATTCTGAGGCctgcagcagccctgcccaggacTGCTGCGCTGCACGCAGACGGGCCACCTCCCACCATAGCCTCCTGGGCCTCCGGGGGGCCCCCAGCCAGCCGCAGGTACCCCACGGCTCCCAAGGGAGGACCCCTGGGTCCCTGGTTCCCAGGCTCACTGGCAGGTGCAGCCACACCTGGGCCCAGACATTCACATGAGCTGGCTGTCTACACAGCAAACAGTCGTAAAGAACACTGAAGCCTGCTTGGCCAGCCCCCAAAAGGGTCCCTACTGGTTTTTCACGAGGAGCCTCGGAAGAAATGTTCACGACCAGGGCTCTGACAACTGCTgagacctactgtgtgcagacCCTGGCctccctcgcccccccccccccctgagGATACAGGGGGCACTCTGGGCTTACCCGCACGGGAGAGCAGAGAGGTTCAGCCAAGTCAAGTCACTcgcagagagaagaggaggagcagggattggttcaaatcccaggtgGCCTGACCCCTCCGGGGGAAGGGGTTATCAACCATCTGCTCAGTGGTCACCGATAAGGAAGCGACACTTCGCAGGATGGGAGAAGGAGGGCAAGCCCGGATCAGGAACCCAGACTAGGGAATCACCCTTGTCTGCTGATTAACAGGATCAGCCAGCAGGACGAGAGGCCAGAGATGCAAGCCAGCCCACCACCAGGGCAGGGGGGGACCCCGCCGGTGGCCCCATCCCCAGTCACGCGCAGACCCCTGTGCCTCCACTTGcttgtctgtaaagtggggataatgcTACCTCCCCCAGGGCTCCTGTGAGGACGAGCCGAGACCAGGTCCGCTAGGCACCAGCCCTGTGTCTGACTCcgtttccccctccccccgccacaccGGGCCGGGGCTCACGGGTCCCACCTCCAGCCTCACTCTTCACACGGCTTCAACTACAGGTCCGAGGACAGAAAAGGCCATTTGCAAGAAAGGGGCCTTGTCCCGGTGTCTGGGCCTCCTATCCACGTTGGGAGAACATCTCAGGTCTACACCAGGCCTCCGCTGCTGCCTCCCTGGCAACCACAAGAGAACTTCCCTGCAAATATGCTGAGACACTCCAGCCCTCCCGTGTCCCACAGAGAACTACTCCCGCCAAGTGTCCTCAGTGATGCAGCTGGAAACTAGCAACGTTTCATTTCCCAGCCACAGGGCTGCAGCAGTCCCCTCCTTCATGCTGCAGTGGGGGAAATGGAAGCCCAGAAATCTGACCCTCCCAAGCCcgtaccaccccccaccccccccaagaAGGCTAGGCCAGAAAGGCTGGGACTGGGGCTCCTCACTCCCCAAACCCTGAAACCCCAACAAATGCAACCACCTAACGCTCCGCGACTGCCATTGGCCTTAAGGAGCCtgcggtgggaggtggggttggatACCGAGTTACCAAAAGTAACCTGAGTTGTAGACGTAGATCGCTAATCGGTAACAAAATATCCCTCTCAGCCCAGTCCTGCCCTGAACTCGCAGGCTGGGaaggtaaataaaggaaaaactgggCTGCACTAACTTGCACCCCACCTCCTGGGTCCAGTtcgcaccccagcccccaccccaagcacCTGCAGAGGCCGCTTGGCCAGCCATCGAAGCAAAGACAGAGCGTCCTCCCCCTGCTCAGGCTGTCGCTCTGGGGAAGAATCGTCACTTAAGGCCTAATATGTGTTCCCTGAACCAGCAGAGCCTTGAGCAGAACCAGAAAGAGCTGTTTAATCCCCACCTCCAGGCAAATTGTTCGGGTAGTAGCAACTGCCGCCAGAACCGGGAGCCGAGCCACCAAAAATGTGGAAGAACAGGGAGCAGCACCGCGGTTCAGCTCTGCAGACCAGGCCGggggctccctgccctgggcgTGGAAGCCAGGAGCTGAGCTTTCCTGAGTTCAAAGGTCCTGCCACCCACACCCTGGCCACCCACCACTGTGGCACTTCCTGTACGGCAACCAACAGTTTACAAACCCTTTCAGAAGCTTCCTCTCCGCCTCAAGTCCCCAAGGCAGGGCTCGCCAGCTCCATtctacagatagggaaactgaggcacaggggggACACAAAGCCAGACCCATGCATGACCCCTCTGGAAGGTCTCTCCTCCCTGGGAAGTGCAGAGCTAGGAAGGAGCCAGGAAGGCTCTGAGCCTGGGTCCTCTCGCCCAGCTGCCTCGGGGTCTCAGCCCGGCTGCTGGCGGTGCCTCTTCCCAGCCCACGGGCCGCCCCAGGAGGCCCAGACACATGCCCAGCCCCAGCTCACACGCGGGTGCAGCTCTGGTTCGGGCAGCCTGTTGCTGCCAATAAGAGGGAAAATTCACTTGCTGCTAAGAAggccactcatttttttttaacacaagcTTCCTGCTGGCCGACCAGGatttccaggcagagaggaggcgCCCCCCAGCCAGCAGTGTGTGCAGCGGCGGACACCGACGCTGATACGCCCGCAGGAGAGAAACTTTCCTGGGATCTGGCGGTCCCGCCCGGCTGCCGAGGAGAAGCTGGGCAGGGACCCGCCTCGATCACTTTAGGCGGCCAGAAAAACACCACCTAAAGCCCtactgcgggcgggcgggcgcgagGTATCCCAGCCCTGGGTCTGGATGCCAGCCGAAGGAGAGGtctggagtgggggaaggggctgTGACCCGCGCTGTCCCGCCGGTGTCGTCCTTACCGTGCAGGCCATTAGGGATGCTTCGATGGTGCGGTGGCGCCGACAGGTCATCCAGGGACCTGCGCGTGGCTACGGGTTTGCCGTCGGGGACCTTGTGCGGCCCCGGGGGCAGCAGCGGGGGCGGGACGTGGTGGTGGTGGTCCGGGCTGCCGCCGCTGCCCGCGCTCGACGTGCTGCTGCCGTCGCCCACGTCGCGGGCCCCCGTGCCCGCCGCGCCGCCCGCCAGCGGCCCGCTCAGGCTGGCCTGGCTGTCGATGGAGCTGCGGGAGCCCGCGCCGCCGCTTCCGCCCGCGCCGCCCGCGCCCCCCGCCAGCGCCGCGCGCTCCTCgtccagcagcagcaccagctccTTGAGCTCCAGGTTCTCGCGCAGCAGGGCCTCCTGGCGCGCCTCGAGCTCGCGCAGCTTCTGCTGCGAGCGGGCCACCTCGTGCCACACGGCGCCAGCCGCGTGGCGCCCGAAGCGCTGCCACTCGCGCGCCAGCTTGCGCCCCTTCTGCCGGTCGTCGTCGAGGAAGCAGCAGAGCTCACGCAGCTCCTGGTTGTCGTCCTGCAGCCGCTGGTTCACGTCCTTGAGGCCGCGGATCTCCAGCAGGTGCTGCTGCAGCCGCCGGTTCACGTCGCGCATCAGGCCGCCGTGCTCCAGCATGAGGCCCACCTTCTCGCCCTCCGCGCGCCGCAGCCGCCGCGCCAGCTCCTCCTTGCTCCAGCGCAGAAGCTCCTCGTCCGGCACCTGGCTCAGCTCCTCcgacgccgccgccgccgccgccgccgcagggGGCTTCGCCATGGCTGGGCCGTCACCGCGGCATCGCCCGCGCCCTCGCCCGGCCGGCGCTCCCCGCGCCGGGGCTGCGCTGGGCCGGTCCGCGCGCgggcggggggcaggcgggggcgcGTGCGGCCCGCCCCGCGCCGCCTCTCGAGTCCTCACGCAGCGCCCGCCCGGGCCCTCGGGACCCCGCGCGTCTCGGGTATCAGCGAGCGAGCGAGGATCGCTGCTCTGTCGGCGGCCGCCGTGCCGGGTGCTCTCCGGGCTCAGGCGAAGCAGGCGGAGGCCCGCCCCCGGCCCAGCTCCGGGGAGCCCCGGCCGCCCCGCCCACTCCGggcggggaggaggcggggcaccgcggcccggccccgcctccgAGGGAGCGAGGGGACGGGCAGAGGCGCGGCCGAGCCCGGAGGTCCCCCACCGCTGTGCGCTCGCCCGCCCGGCGCCCTGACAGAGGCGCGTTGGAGCCGTGGTCCCGCCCTCCAGCCCGTCCGATTGGGTCTCTccgggggtgtgtgggaggggcggggctcacGAGGGGGACGCTGAGAAAATGGTACAGTCCACCCACTGGGCTTTTaacactcccccctccctctggcggTTCAAGTTTCTGCGCCGGAGGACGCGGCCTGGGCCAATCCCAGGGCTACAGGGCGCTTTTAAAATGCAGGTACAGTGCGGGGAGGGCGACGGTGGGAAAGGTAGGGCCGGGCTTCCCTTAAAGGAGACGCGCTGAAATGCGCTCCGAACCCCTTCTCCCGCCAGCGTACCCGGCCCGCCCTCCCTCgccccaaataaacaaacacgCTCCACCCGGGGGATaggtccctctctccctcccgggGCACCAGAGTCCAGCGTAGTCTGAGCTGCAACGAACAATAGGATTCTGACACAGGGGTCGCTCTCCCGGCGGCAGGGCGGCTCTTTGTCCCTACCCTGCCCCCGGCTCCGCCACCCCCTTCACCACCCTGTCCCCTGCCGGAGCGCGCAGACGGGCTGCGCCTCGACTCTGCCCGGGGACTGTGGCTCCGGCGCCGGCGCACCCGGAGGACCGGGGCCTCAGCAGCCCCGTCCCAGAGCACCGTCTGTACCCTCTTCCCTGCCCCGAGGGGGTCGAGGGCGCCGGGAATATGCACCCCACCCCGAGCGACGCTCAGAGCACCCCTCTCCGCCCACCCGTCCGCGGGTCCCAGGGACTCTGGGGAGAATCTTGGATGTGCGAGGTGGAGACCACTGGGGCCTTAACGCTGGGGTCGCGAGGCGCCGAGCCAGCCGCAAAAACCCCTCCCCACCGGCGGCCTCGCCCCTTCCCACCGCCTGAGAGTCTGCCTCGTTATCTTCGAGTCCCCGGAGCGCATTTAAGGCGCGTCTGCGGGGAGCCAAGCGGAGGGGGGGCGTGCTTCCCCTGGGACCCGCAACTGAGATAAAACCCGCGCACTCGCCCTGGAGCGCGCgccgcagccgcagcagcagcagccggtgCCCCATTTCCGTCCCAGAAccagcagccagccctgctcGGCCAAGCCAGTTCTAGACCCCGCCGCCCCCGGGGTCTGCGGAGGACGCCCGCAGAAGCCGTGCTCTCCGAGGGAACCGGTCACTCGGGCAGGCGAGAAGGAGAGGAGATGAATTCGATAACTCTGAGGCTGTCCTAAGTGCCGTGCACAGGATTAAGAGCAGCTGCTGTCACAGAAAGTGATAATCGGTTACTTGAGGTCCTGCGGTCAGGAGGACCTCTGAGGAGGTGCCATCTAATCCGAGGTCTGAGCGAAGAGGACGCAGATAGGGGGAAGGGCGCTCTACGGACGCGCGGGGAAGAGCTagtgcagaggccctgggggtggcTGGTTAGTGGTCTCTTCAAGGAAGGCCAGcgaggctgggagggggctggggaaggctgggagagGTGGGCCCCCCAGGGGTCCGCTCCTGCAGGGTTCTAAGGCTGCTGGGAAAGCAATGAAGAGTTAGCAGCAAACCGTGCCACCCCGTTCGCCTTTAAGGGGCTCACTCCAGACAGAATGTGGAGAAGGGACGGGGGTGGGGATGCAGAGGGGGTTCCATACAGATGCGGgacctccctgcccacccctcagccTGTCTCTGCAGGCAGACGTTCAGGAGGAGGCAGGATGGGAGAGGGTGAGCCAGAGGGGCGTAGCTTTGCCTGGGAAACCTCAGGGGAGTGGGGGGTCCTGCAGGCGAGGAGGCCCCCTGAGCCAACCAACGCCGGGACCCCAGACGGAATGAGCAGAGGAAAGGGGTTTCGAGTCTGAAGTGGGGAGGCCGTGGGTCTTTCCCACCCAGGAAGCCAGAGTGAACAGCTTCCTCACGCACACCAGCGCTCCCGTACACCCCCAGAAGGAAGCCTGCTCGCAGAGCCGCTCCTGGGAGACAGAGGGGTGAGCGGAGGACACGGAACTCACCAGGGGAGTCGTGGAACCTGGAGCCTGGTAGGGGCCTCTGCCCCGTCGCGTGTGGCTCCCGGTGGTTCTGGAGGCCTGCCTCTCGGTCCCCTGGTCCTCCCTGGCTAGCAGCTTTAGCTGAGCTtcctgagagagaaacaaagcctCTGCCTAGAAGGGGTTTGAGTGCATCCCCCACCACAGACTGTGGAACGGAGGGTCCCCTGGCCCAGACCGCCCAGGGGGTGTCTCTCACAGCCCCCCGGGGCAGCAAAGACAAAGTGCCAGAGATGAGGCTGCCGGGTGGCTGGAGAGAAAGTCTCCACTCCCAGTGCCGCGGCTGGGCAGGCTCGGGCAGCACAGGGTAGGCCTGCAGGAGGTCGAGAGGGCCCCAGGCTGAGACAGGCTCCTGAAGCAAAGCCAGAGCCACCCCCAAAGGGCCCACAAACCCCAGGGTCCAGCAAGAGGTGCCAAGCCCCCACGAATACCTGTGGTCCAACAGACCCTGTACCCTGAGCAGGGACCCAGGAAATATCAAGCATCTTGGCCCTTTAAGCCCTTGGTCGGGAGAAGCACCACCTTGTCGTGAAAACTGTGACCATGGCCAGACCATGGACCTCTCACACAGTATGAGCAGCTATGGGTCTCTGCAAACATAAAGGGGCTCCACCACACCCCAGTTCTTCCCTCAGACTCTCCCAGGCTGCATGTGTCCATTTCAAGCTTCACAGATGTATGTGAGAGCCAGCAGCAGGGAGGGCTGGTACAGAGTTGATAAAATATCCAAAACGCAGGGTCTGTGCactgggggaaggagaagagcacACAGTGGCCGTAAGTGGTGGTCTCCCCGCCTctggggggcgggagcaggggaggggctctCTGGTCTCCCGCCCAGCTGGGGCCGGAGCCCGGACCCCAGACCCCAGTGCAGACACCTCTGTCTgctgtttgctgagtgaatgtgCGTCCCTCCAGGGCACAACCAATCAAGTGTGAGGCCCCTGTTTGGAAGGGGAGGAGACAGCCCCAGAAGGTCACTTTCATTGCTCAAGGTCACTTTCATTTGTTAGTTTACTGAACACAAAAACATTAGCTCTGGCCTTGTGGctggatcagtcacagcatccAGATATCTCacagttgcaggttcgatccctggccaggacacatagaagaatcaaccaatgagtgtgtCAATGAGTAGAACAAAAAATCAATgttcccccctcctttcctctttctatctaaagccaataaataaaaattttaaatgaacaaaattagaAAGCATTATAGAAGTCTCTATCCATAAAGGCATGTATGTGTGTGATCGTACATACATTGTACACGGTCCTGCAGAAGAGATGCGCAGGAGGCATCCGTCTGAGAGCAGCCTGAGGCgcggagggcttcctggaggaggtgacaccgGAGTTGATCTTGAAGAACAGGCAGGAGTTGGTCAGACTGTTGGGAGGGAGCGGCACTGGCCCAGACCCAGAGGGGAGCTGCGGGGAGGCGGGGGTGCAGATACCACAGGGTCTTGTTGCTGGAGGGTTCAAGGGCAGCACTGGGGGGCACAGGGCTCCGGGagccaggggggaggggcagccctctCCCCCGGGCCCTGCTAGTCAACGACAACAACCACCGCCACCTCCCTCCATGTACCTGCACTCGGCACACACGCGCCAGGGGTTCTAATCCAGCCCTTGAGTGGGGGCGTGTCATCAGCCCTCTAGGCCTGAGGGTGGATTCCTGTAGGCTTGGGTGTTTGTCCGCACGAAGCTCAGGTCACCGAGTGAGAATGGACGGGTGGTGTTCAGAGGCCGGTGGATGTGCCAGGACTCCGTCGTGGCTCCGAGGGGGCTGGGCATCAAGCTGCAAAGCGGAAGCTCACccattcgattcctggtcagtgcacatgcctgggttgcaggttcggtccccggtcgGGGCATGTAGGAGAAGCCACTATCGGTGTTGCTcactcacatcgatgtttctctccctctctttctccctcccttcccctctctctaaaaacaaataaaaatttaaaatcattttaaaagagaaagaaatcagggCCCATGGGAAAGGGAAAGTGACCGTAGTTCAAGGGCAGTGCCGACTGAGCCCTGGCACGGTGTGCACCCGCCCGTGCGAGGGCTTCCCCGAGGTTGTCTCACCGAGTGCTCACGGCGGCCCTCCGAGGCGGCAGCTCCCCGTTTTGAGGCTCACGCGGGTTCAGTCACTTGTCCAAAACATATAGCCAGCAAGTGAATGGGCTCAGATTTGAACCTGGGCCCTCTGAGCCCCGCAGAT from Phyllostomus discolor isolate MPI-MPIP mPhyDis1 chromosome 1, mPhyDis1.pri.v3, whole genome shotgun sequence encodes:
- the CCDC85C gene encoding coiled-coil domain-containing protein 85C isoform X2 yields the protein MAKPPAAAAAAAASEELSQVPDEELLRWSKEELARRLRRAEGEKVGLMLEHGGLMRDVNRRLQQHLLEIRGLKDVNQRLQDDNQELRELCCFLDDDRQKGRKLAREWQRFGRHAAGAVWHEVARSQQKLRELEARQEALLRENLELKELVLLLDEERAALAGGAGGAGGSGGAGSRSSIDSQASLSGPLAGGAAGTGARDVGDGSSTSSAGSGGSPDHHHHVPPPLLPPGPHKVPDGKPVATRRSLDDLSAPPHHRSIPNGLHDPSSTYARQLETKVKLLEGDKLLAQLPCPHAPPRSWLQAGSGEFRTLRKGFSPYHSESQLASLPPSYQDALQNGPGCPVPELSSPPSAVYSPAGQKPEAVVHAMKVLEVHENLDRQLQDSCEEDLSEKEKAIVREMCNVVWRKLGDAASSKPSIRQHLSGNQFKGPL
- the CCDC85C gene encoding coiled-coil domain-containing protein 85C isoform X5, with amino-acid sequence MAKPPAAAAAAAASEELSQVPDEELLRWSKEELARRLRRAEGEKVGLMLEHGGLMRDVNRRLQQHLLEIRGLKDVNQRLQDDNQELRELCCFLDDDRQKGRKLAREWQRFGRHAAGAVWHEVARSQQKLRELEARQEALLRENLELKELVLLLDEERAALAGGAGGAGGSGGAGSRSSIDSQASLSGPLAGGAAGTGARDVGDGSSTSSAGSGGSPDHHHHVPPPLLPPGPHKVPDGKPVATRRSLDDLSAPPHHRSIPNGLHDPSSTYARQLETKVKLLEGDKLLAQGPGCPVPELSSPPSAVYSPAGQKPEAVVHAMKVLEVHENLDRQLQDSCEEDLSEKEKAIVREMCNVVWRKLGDAASSKPSIRQHLSGNQFKGPL
- the CCDC85C gene encoding coiled-coil domain-containing protein 85C isoform X3; this encodes MAKPPAAAAAAAASEELSQVPDEELLRWSKEELARRLRRAEGEKVGLMLEHGGLMRDVNRRLQQHLLEIRGLKDVNQRLQDDNQELRELCCFLDDDRQKGRKLAREWQRFGRHAAGAVWHEVARSQQKLRELEARQEALLRENLELKELVLLLDEERAALAGGAGGAGGSGGAGSRSSIDSQASLSGPLAGGAAGTGARDVGDGSSTSSAGSGGSPDHHHHVPPPLLPPGPHKVPDGKPVATRRSLDDLSAPPHHRSIPNGLHDPSSTYARQLETKVKLLEGDKLLAQQAGSGEFRTLRKGFSPYHSESQLASLPPSYQDALQNGPGCPVPELSSPPSAVYSPAGQKPEAVVHAMKVLEVHENLDRQLQDSCEEDLSEKEKAIVREMCNVVWRKLGDAASSKPSIRQHLSGNQFKGPL
- the CCDC85C gene encoding coiled-coil domain-containing protein 85C isoform X1; the encoded protein is MAKPPAAAAAAAASEELSQVPDEELLRWSKEELARRLRRAEGEKVGLMLEHGGLMRDVNRRLQQHLLEIRGLKDVNQRLQDDNQELRELCCFLDDDRQKGRKLAREWQRFGRHAAGAVWHEVARSQQKLRELEARQEALLRENLELKELVLLLDEERAALAGGAGGAGGSGGAGSRSSIDSQASLSGPLAGGAAGTGARDVGDGSSTSSAGSGGSPDHHHHVPPPLLPPGPHKVPDGKPVATRRSLDDLSAPPHHRSIPNGLHDPSSTYARQLETKVKLLEGDKLLAQLPCPHAPPRSWLQQAGSGEFRTLRKGFSPYHSESQLASLPPSYQDALQNGPGCPVPELSSPPSAVYSPAGQKPEAVVHAMKVLEVHENLDRQLQDSCEEDLSEKEKAIVREMCNVVWRKLGDAASSKPSIRQHLSGNQFKGPL
- the CCDC85C gene encoding coiled-coil domain-containing protein 85C isoform X4 is translated as MAKPPAAAAAAAASEELSQVPDEELLRWSKEELARRLRRAEGEKVGLMLEHGGLMRDVNRRLQQHLLEIRGLKDVNQRLQDDNQELRELCCFLDDDRQKGRKLAREWQRFGRHAAGAVWHEVARSQQKLRELEARQEALLRENLELKELVLLLDEERAALAGGAGGAGGSGGAGSRSSIDSQASLSGPLAGGAAGTGARDVGDGSSTSSAGSGGSPDHHHHVPPPLLPPGPHKVPDGKPVATRRSLDDLSAPPHHRSIPNGLHDPSSTYARQLETKVKLLEGDKLLAQAGSGEFRTLRKGFSPYHSESQLASLPPSYQDALQNGPGCPVPELSSPPSAVYSPAGQKPEAVVHAMKVLEVHENLDRQLQDSCEEDLSEKEKAIVREMCNVVWRKLGDAASSKPSIRQHLSGNQFKGPL